Genomic DNA from Sphaerodactylus townsendi isolate TG3544 linkage group LG14, MPM_Stown_v2.3, whole genome shotgun sequence:
CACCCCACAGATGCATGTTCCGCTTCCCTTTATGTTTGCAACAAGGGTGAAAGGGGCTGAGTATtgtattttaaatcattttttgcCAGTCTGTAACAGGTAATTACTGGTTTGGTTCTTGGTGGTGTACTGACCAATTTGGTTTTGTTAAATTGTAAATCTGAACAGCAAGATGGTTCTTGAAGTTTCCTCTGTTTGTTCAGTTTAACAGTCATCTGTAAGCTGAAATTGGCCACTCcaggggtgtgtttttttttgggggggggaggcttttctGACTTAAAAAGACATAGTTAAATTTAACAGTTAAAACTTAAAAGGTTATACATGTATCAGATCCTTGTAGCAGTCAGCTATGGACAGAACTTTCAAAATCAGGGTCTGCTTTAGGCTTATGTGTATTGGTGAAAGTTTATGATTGTATCTCCCTACATTACTGGCAGTAAGAAGTATTTACGTATTTTATTATTGCATAATGCAAAAAAATACAAGTTATTGCATATTAGATGTCTGCAGCAAACAAAACTTTCACCAGTGGCCGCTCACTTTTTCATGCCAACTGGCTTGGGACAAGCATGGAAAAATTTCTGTTCAAAGGATGATGTATTTAGAAATGCTAGGTCTGAGACTATTATAGCTGTTTCCCCCCAGAAGAGATGTAACATATCACCTTGACCCAGTGTTGCAAGTTTTTGCTACTCTCGTGTCTTTAAAACTGGTTGGTATTTCGTTCCTAAATAGTTGTACTGGCATAGCTATCTGTCATGCTTCCTGAATGACGGGGAGTGGAGGTTCAGGCTTAGAATGTATGAAATTATGATCAGAATTACACGTGGCGTGACATCTAACTGCTTTTAAAGCTGGGGTGAGTGGAAGGGGTCTACTTTGAGCCCTGCTTTCTACCTCTCAGAGCTTAGAAGGAAATGAGTCCTGTAGGTGTtaggtctcttgtcttgaaaatcctatactagggtcgccataagtcagttatgacttgatggcaaaacacacATAGGTGTTTGATGATGAGCGTTTGCTTTCCTTCTACTAGCAGCTTGTCCAGGTACAGTTTCTAAAGAGTCTGTAAAGTTCAGAAGAGAATTGGCTTGCCTCCTTATGGGAATAGGGCACATCTTCTAGTATCAGGTCCCCTTCACAGCCAAAAGAGTAAAACCTTTTCAGAGTTTAGCAAAATAGGAGCTGGTGAAGGATCTTGGACCTCATGTTGGGACCAGATTTTGCTAGATGGCTTCTGAGTTTGGTTCCCTATTAGTAACTACAGCCAGATCCTGTGTATGCAAAGTAATGACACCAAGTCCCAGTTCATCTTATCTTACAGATTAAGCACTTGAATTGTGGCGATGTTGTCCCTTTACTTTAAATGTTGTGCTGGAGCTGTAAAAGGTATATGTCTGTTTGGGGTGAGAAATGAAGATTGTCAAGGTGGCGCATGCCTTTGTTTTGGGGACAGCTGTGAATTTCCAGCTGGAAAAATTCAGGCAAAATGATGGATCTATAAAAATGGAGCAAACGTTAGACAGTAAGACCAGTTGCCAAGACGAGCTTGTGAAATTTCAAGCACTTAAAGCCTGGCTAGACATTTTATCCACTAGGGATGTCGTTGTGATAGTTGAATTCATCCAGGGATTTGGAGAGGGTTGCCTAAAAATGAGGCAACAAAGGGGTTCaagcaactgtaaaaaaaatgccattttgaaaatgtcagagTCTAGAAAAGAAGTGTATGTTTTGAGATTtacttgttttcaggggatgcgTATAGGCTTACAATTCCGACATTATGGATATTCATACTTTTTAAGCTTCTGAGCTGTAAAACAAGTTGGAGGAAAAAGTGATCCTGGAACACATTAAGAGTAAAGAAAACAACCTTATTATGTATAAGTTGACTGGGGGGACTATCCACACCCCTTTTGCTACTTTCCTGATAGTGCTGCTGCAGTGTGTACAAGACAGTATAACACAGTATGGTAACCCTATGTTACGAAACGCAAGGATGCCTTATGTGGTGGTAGATGTACTTATTGTTTTCACAAAACGGCAGAGCATTACTGTGGAAGGAAGTTTGCGTTTCCTTTTGTTTGCCAGGCTTTTGAAGGCTGCACAAATAGTTCTGTATCTGATAGTGTTGcggattattgtatttttaaagaaaaactaaaatATAAACATTCACTTTGAAATGGATCATCATATTATGACAGCATAGTTAGGGTGGGCAGCAGAGTAGAGAGAAGAATTGTTTCTGATCACCTGTGGTGTCCTGAGGAGTAGTCAGTAGAAGCGTATGATGTTCTAATAATTGTTTTCTACAGAGTGATATTAATTGCGACAGAAATACCAGCTGGGCAGAGGAAATCATTGACTTTTCTTGTTGATGCAGATGCTGCCTTTTGTGTGCTTGAGAATATAACAGTAGCGGGATAGTTGGGTTTAAatcaaagtgttttaaataattacCGTGTTCAGGCTTGTGATTACATACTTATCCTAATGGATACCCCAAGGACATGTGGGGgcatctctttcccccttccccactgtttCCTCATTTAATTCCCTGAAAGCATCCAttgcctctcccctttcctgtttccttttctgtgTCCCCCCTGCCTTTGTCTGTCACTTGCTTTCAGCTtgtccccctttcctccccccagcagccctttctgagaaaactgtggctcagTTTGCACTGCTGGCTGGGCCTTGTAGCATGTTGGGGAACCTGCAAGAACCTTTGAGGAACACTGCACTTTCACCTTCCtacattttccctctttttctcgTCCTAGCAGTCCCTATATTGTCATCTTTCCCGGCTTCCTTGTTTTTTGGACTCACCCATTTaccctcttcccacccacccacccaccactatCTGCTCCCTCCGTttccagctatatttattatttatttactacatttatatccacctttctccATAATGTTGACTTGAAAGAACTTACATCGTTCTGTTCCATTATatctgaacaacaacaacaacactaatgTAGATTCGGTTGAGAGTGTGTGCCTAAAGTCACTCAGTGAACTTCCAAGCCAGAGTTGGGGcctgagccaattggccatgctggcaggggctgatgggaattgtagtccatgaacatctggagagctgcaggttgcagacaccacactggcttgagCAGTAGCAAGGAACTTGACCTGAATAAGTGACACAAGTTATATGGTATTAAGTCACCCACTGGTTGCTGCCTCCTCAAAAGTTGTCCCCCAAAGGCCAAAATAgctctggaaagggccctgcGCTTTCTTTTTACtgtcagaaaccaaggcttgaactAGCAGTACTGTTTTTGGTTGCCTAACAACAGACACTCAGGGTACTTGTtacttaaagctacagatgctactgcttttattttggggggaatttcAATCCCAGTGGGCTTTAAAACAATTTGttgagatttttctgcaaacctaggacttttctcaggtttgtggaacgatctgtcttgtctgttcatggttctggtttccagatttaagtattcacaggtTTGGCTACATGAAGAATGAGCTATATtgatataataaatacatttctggGAGAACATAAATACCAACGTTGCTATAGCATTTCGAACATAGTGATGAGTAACTAAATATAGCCTTTATACACACTGGGAACATAAGCCAAGATCTCTGTTCATGCAACCTCCGTGCGCAGCAGAATCATCTGCTTACAGACAAGGGAGAGATTTATTATCCTCAGAGGAAACCAATACAAGGATATTAAGCAAGATTAATTTTCTCGAAGGCTAAAGCAGCGATCCCAGGCACACTCATTTGGAAGTTGCTGACGAGCATGAGCATTGGTACGCTAGAACTTTGCAGAAACAAAAGTCATTgggcggggaggcgggggggaCGTTCTCTTTGAGATAGAAAGCTAATGCCAACGGAATCGTCAGTACTTCTCACTGAAGAACTGAACACTTAGCAGAGCACAGTCGGTAGTTGATAAATTAGCCATAAAATCCCCTGCATGTGGGCTCTCCGAGGCTTGGCTTCTGCATCCTAGTGCCTTGATCTGAATAGGACTTCCTTAAGAATAAACACATGACTTAGTGGCCTCACCTCAAGACATTTCCCATTGTGCGTGTAAGCGTTCTGTGCAGAAAGAGAGTCTCCGGAAGATAGTCTTCACTCAGTTATAAGAAACTGTTGTGTCAGCTTTAACATCTTGGTATTACAGATGGTGCAGTAGGAATTTGTTTAAggactcagattttttttaaatttacagaaataatcatcttttttaaaaaatcagtttttatcCTTCCCCAATCTAAAAGTCCAATTAGCTTAGAGATTAAAAACACCCCCAGCACCTATGCCTGTTACAAAGATGGATGGTGCACAATTTCTTGTTGTGTTTTCTATGTGGTGAGCAAAGTGGggtctttcacacacacacccctccccatgcACAACAGGTAGTTCTGTCActgatttttctgtttttgactTGATTGGCCAAGCGAAGCAAAgtccaccggaccacggccacacagcctggaaaacccaccacagttgaattctgccgtgaaagccttcgtcaatacatTGAAGCAAAGTTTGTTTGCATTATTCAGTTTGTTGCCCCTAATTTTTCAAGATGACATTTCAGAGCGCTTGAAATTGTTCTAGCACTTTTACCTAGGTCCCTGCTTATTTCTCTGTTAAGTCTCAAcagggcaaccccatagagttttcaaagcacaaTTCATTCAGAAATGTTTTGCCTCTACATAATGAGCCTAGTATTCCtcgggggtctcccatccaaatacttgctgtgGTTGAGGCTTAGAGtgcgtgattggcccaagattgTCCAGTGAGTgtccgtggcagagtggagattcaaacctggtgttcccagatcctagtctggcactttaATCAGCATAACACACTGACTCTCCTTGGACCTGACTCATcttagaaagccagtgtggtgtagtgattaagagcggtggattctaatccggaggatcaggcttgattccccacttctgcacatgaagccgactgggagaccttggaccagtcacagttctcttttgaactctttcagctccacctgcctcacaaggtgtctgttgtggggagaagggaaggcgattgtaagccactttgagactccttaaaggtagagaaaaagcagattATCAAAACCAGCTCTTCTAAAATCAGTAGCATTCAGCAGTTTTGAATTGCTGTTGTTTTCATGCACTAAGTCTGGTCTGATCTCTCATATTTTTTCCCACACTGTAGTCTAGTATGTTGAGCTAGCCAGGAGGTGAAATTGGTTCACTGATGTCTCTCTCATAGGAATGCTTGCTATCGTTAAAGCAAAGCAATCTGCTGTTCGAGCCCAGGATATTGGGAGTGGCACACAGCAGCTAGCTGCTTGAGCTGCAGTTTGTTGGCATGAAGAAGCAGTGGGGTGGGTCCAGCTGCTGCCTTGCCATGCCAACAGAGCTTATCAAAATATTTCTACCCTGTTGTTCCTTTTGcctcaagtttgaagccttcctccaatctAAAAAGCTTTCCTCCCAAGCAAGTGGCTCTTTCACTACAGGAAAAGCCATCTAAGTTGGAGGAAGAAGCCTTGGCCAATGGTTTGCTGGATCCTCCTCAGCATGAGACTTGTCTATGGGAGCATTAATTACGCCGCCTTCAAAAACAAATGCTGGGGTGAAGAAATATGGAATTGTTAGTGTTCACtaatctctctcttttcccccctagGTTCAGCTTTTGATTGATCCATGTGAAGATTGTTCCGGCAACATCTGGGAAATCCCTAACATTTTATTCTGTCTTCTAAATCATACAGTGGGTTTAAAGAAGAGCCTGTCCAAATGAGCAAGGTATCACAGCAGAACACAACTGCAGAAACCAATGGAGTAAGTGTCATCTTCACCCAAGCAAACACCAGTGGGTTGCAACAGGTCCCTCAGTTGGTGCCTGTTAGtcctggagggggagggaaagccaCACCTCCCAGCAAGCAGGGCAAGAAGAATTCTGCCCTCGACAGGAGCAGTGATGAGTACCGCCAGCGCAGGGAACGAAACAACATGGCTGTGAAAAAGAGTCGCTTGAAGAGCAAGCAGAAGGCTCAGGACACACTCCAGAGGGTCAACCAgcttaaagaagaaaatgaacGCTTGGAGGCCAAAATCAAACTCCTGACAAAAGAGCTGAGTGTGCTCAAAGACTTGTTTCTTGAACATGCCCACAACTTCACAGACAATGTGCAACCTGTTGGCACAGAGAGCACCTCGACAAACCCAGATGGCGCCGGACAGTAGATACTCTTGCCTAGTTCATAGGCCAGGTAGAGCGGGCACCGCCTTCCCTACAGATGACAGATGCAGCAACAAAGAAGGACCTTTTCTTCTAATCTTTGTAAAACTGTCATTCTGTGggtgtcttttttaaaacagtagGCTTAACACTGAACGGGGATGAGCTTAAACTAcaacctatttattattattaagtatTTGTTTAGAGCGAAATGTTGAGCTTTTTGCTCTGGCATTTTTGACTTAAGGCAAAGTGTCAAAATTGGCAGATCTCCATCCCCAATATTACCTTGACCATGGTTGAAACTTTTAGTCAATTCATAACTTAGGTTATCAGTTTTAGGACTTTCTAATTAAAAGggcagcagttttttaaaatgcataagtTATTTTTTAATATAGGAACTTGCAAAAAATCATGGAAAGCCAGTGCCATCTTAGGAAACCCATTCCTCTGTCTTGTAGGGCCTCTTCTATGGTGGTGTCTGCTTGCAGTGCATGCTTTTTCTTAAACCGCTTTCTATGCAGATTTATACAGATCAAATTGGTCAGCTCAGACTTTTTAATGGTGGGCAAACCTAAACTAGTTAATTGATTTGACTTCAGTAGAATGTCAAAACAAATATGCACAGCATAGAAAACAGACTTCATTATAAATTCAGCGATGATTGGCTCAAAGCTGCTTTAACAACCTTTTAAAATTTCttcagctgattttttttggggggggtaacGTCAGACTCCTTTCATGTTTCAGACATGAAGCTCAAATTTTGCTGACTTACAATTGAGGAGAAAGGCTAACTCAAGGCCTGTGCAGATATGCTGCATTCTTTTGGGCCTGTGGGAGGATTGGCAGCTGAACTGGAGGGATGGGAAGAATATGAGGACTATGCAGAGAGAcccttgtttgttttaaaatgggaATCGTGTCCATGCCCAACCTCCacaaaggcagcatggtgtagtggtcaagagcagcagactctaatctggagaactgggcttgattccccactcctccacatggagcttgcCGGGTGAACTGCAAGAAAGCAGTATGCATTTCAATGACAGTCCAAAAGGGTCCTTACAAAGTGAACCCTTAACCCTCCGGGCATTGCTTTGTCTGCTGCAGTGACATTACATTGTAAAGAAGGCTCTAATATTAACTGTGTATGTAGAAATGGCACTGTTTCTACTTCCGACATTTCAGTTCCTATCTGCTTCCTGTTACCGTTTCATCCTGTAGGGCCCAGCCCAGGGTTGGCGGGCGGTTTAGCCAGCTTGCAGAATTGATCCGAGGGTACACGTTTTTGCTTCATAAAGAATTTCTTTCCCTCATGACTTTACCAGGTAACAACATTTTGAATTCTTTTACCCTTAGGGCCAGAGCAGGGGGATGACAAGCTTCAGGGCAGGCTCAGAGCCACCGAAATAGATGGGTAACTCGAAACACCATTTAGCATTTTATGCTGTGTAGAAAAGGTAATCCATGAAACAAAGCAGGGAAGTTGATATAATCTTAATTTATTTTGTGTTTAAAACGTTTTCATTCATGGTATGTTTGCATATGATTGGACTAGGGCAAATGACTGttttatacctccctttcctttccaggCATTGTGTTGTACATGTATTTAGAAAGACTGTGGTAAAAATTCAGTCATGATGGtagaaaattaaaacaacaaccttCTACCTAAATTATGCTGATATTTACTTTTTTTGCGGAATCTGGATGTTTTTTGACACTGAGAGTGGTTGCTGCTTGAACTCTTAGGAGTAAAAATGGCATCAGGACTTGGTCAAAAGCAATATAGGTAAGCAGATGCTGTCCTGTGAGAGAGACATCCCATAATGTCAGGTACTTGAGAACTACTCAAGATCCAGAAGTAACCAGCTCCAGGCAGGGAGGCCCCGTATCGAACCTGGCACTGATAGTTGATCATCTATGTGTGGCCAGGAGGCCCATTTATAGAAGATCCCCAAGAAATCTGTGCTTGTTCCCTTCAAGGCCCATAATAGAGTAAGGTTAGAATATTGAACTTGCACCAGTCAGATCTGGGCTGGGAGCCCCACTGTGAAGCTTATTAGGAACCCTTGGGCAAATGGCCAGCTCTTCCTCTAATCTCCCAGAGAGGGTTGTTAAGAGGATGAAGTGGGATAACACCTAGACTGCGCTGAATACCTTGGAGGAAGGCAGGATCTCAAATGAGGAGGTGGAGAGAAATGGGGTCCAGCTTTCCTGCTCAAGTCAGCTGGAAATAACCAGGAATAAATTAATTTTGACTTGGGTGGCTATGGCTTTTAAAATGATCAAACCATGAGTGTACCGAGGTCAACAGCATGGAGGCAATGAGTGgagggatgcccccccccccccccaattcctgggcaccctcccctcactcccaTCAGACACTCCATGAACTTGGAGAACTTAGAAATTCCAGTGAACAGCATCAAGGAGTGCTACCTAGCTTTCAGAGAAAAGATCTTGACTCAACCTGGGCAAAGGGTCAAAGGGGAGACAGGGCTGGGATCTGTCAAgatgctgggagtgggaggatgAGAGATCTTCTGCCTTTCACTTCTGCCGGGGAGAGCTTGAACCTCTTTACTGAGCTCATGAGAAGGATGGGCCATTGCAGGACCATGTGCTCAGAATAAGACAGAAGCCTTAATGTGAACTTTGTTTGAGAAttacaaccttctaagctttTATAATACTATCTATGTTCAGCACCAACTCCTAGCCTAGGAACAATATTAAGAGAGATGGGGCAGGGGGGTTTCCGTTCCTCCTCTCACTTTGTTTGAAACTCCTTGCTTCCACTCTGATTCTGTGCTAAAGCATACtgacaaatattttctttttaataaatactttttaaaccttaagTATGTGGAGGAACGATTCTCGGCCCTTCCAGGGACGGGAAGGAAGGCtagagcagcttttcctccaggagacATCCAGGACCGCCCTAATAAGGAACCCAGAGAGAGGgggaccaagggaaactgaggcagaggcctccaTGGGAGTTAGAAAGGAAGCTAAGGAATCCTGATCGCACCCCCAGCTGGCAAGGTGCTCAAATGATCAAAAAGACGGTGGCAGCGGTTTCCCGAGAAAGAAAGCtgagccctccccaggaaaagttaaGCGGCAACTCCTGGGAGAGTGATGAGAGTGGGGATAAAGACACCATAGAACATTTCAGCCCATTCGCCCACGAGAGTGCAGCTTCGAAACCAAACCATAGACTTGGAACCCCGAATTCACTCAGCCCAGCCTGTCCGCAACTTGGCGTCATGACCCCTAAAGACAGCCTATCGAGGAAAACTTGAAGGTTACCTCAAAATTCTCATTGGTtcatcagtgatggtgaatctgCAGGTAAAACTTGCCAAAGATAAAGCATACCGTGGCATAATGAACCCCAAACCACTGAATAGATAACAACGGTTACCCCATGGAGGAAACAAAAGAGATGGGAGGGTGCAAAAGAGAGTTCCGGAGTTCCAAAGTCTACAATGGTAGAATGGCATTTAGGAGTTTAAGATAAAGCTATCAAATCCGCGGGTACTGTGAACCTGGCCTAAAATTGGAACCCAAACCATAGGAATGGGACTTAGGAACTTGAACAAGTACTTCCGGCCCACTCCAGTTAAACCGCATCCAGGCTGTATCCATTTTGCGAGTTTTCAACTCAAGCAGCAgtggaaaaaagagaaggaaggccCAAGTCAGTGAATCAGCTTTTGACTTTGCCATCCAGCAACTCAGAGCCTGTCCCTTTCATGCTCCTCCGGGAAAAAGGACTAAACTTTTGCAATTCCTGCCTCCTGAGCGACAAGAATGAGGGACAGCAGATGATTTTACTGGTGAAGACAACTCCACAAGGGTCAAACTGTTTCCTAGGACTCATTTGGTGTgatgaggaagagaaaaaagggtCCATGAACCGGCAGATTTTATTAGGGATAAACTTTCCCTGGGCTCTCGACTGATAGAATTAGTGAGGAAAACACTGGGGAGGGAGGTTTGTAAATAAATCCAAGTAGATGTTTCAACTGACTCATCATAGGGTCCTGGGTTTTCAGTACTAAAAGCATTTTAGAGAACTCGGAGAtgggggaagggttttttgttgCCATTGTTCTACTGTCAAGAATCATGCCACTCTCCCATTACACTCAATCAAGCACCCTTACCAGATCATAGCTGCATAGAAGGGACCAATCCAATCTATAGACACTAAGTGACCAAGCACCCTACAGAGCCCAGAATGGACTTCTGAATCCAGCGTTAGCATTGAGAATACACTGCAGATCATCTCTATCACCTACCCATCTAGACTGTCTGAGAGACACTCTCTCCCCATCCCAGATTCAATTTGCCTTTTTAACATCTAGTCTGTTGAAGAATTCTGAACTTCAGGAAGATCACTCGATAATGTGCCTAGTTTGTGCAGGTTGTGAGTAATTCAAAGagttttaccagcttttttaaaaaatacagtatttttaattttttctcatgCAGACACTGAAAGCtgcacccaccaccaccatggaACAACCAAGGAACAGAGACCTGACATTATATATCAAAGCATTATGTCATATTTATGATGCAAAATAGAAGATAACAGCCAGTTCCCATCCTTTCGAAGGATACTTTCAGagtgtcatttaaaaacaaaccacaaaAACAAGCAAAGTGTACATGAAAATATACAatctgcaagattttttttgttccttcagaATCCCACAGTCTTTAATGTTTGGGGATCCTATCAGAAATCTTAAATTAGCTCAAAGAGCAATCTTACTCCTCCCAACTTCAAAATGACAAATTGAGGGAGATTAGCATCCCAGGTTACACCAAAACCTGAAACTAAACAGAGCAATATTTCAGAACAACACTTTTACGTAATTTGTTCATCCCAGCAAATATGCGTCTAACACGATCCATCCAAAAGTTAGAAAAGGTGAATATTGctgattctttaaaaataaatgattgatACTTAAAAATTAAAGACCACCACCATACAAAGGCTACATGCAACATGATAATTCAAAAAGCATTTGGTGAGGCTGAGGTTTTTGGCACTTGGTTAGTACTGATAATAGAAATCTCTGAAGGTCCCTGTCTTAAGAATACCACTGCTGGAAGCCTAGTGAATCCCATGAAGACTTGGATCCATTCCAGAGATGCAGGTATACCAATTCTGAGCAAGTCTGCGGTTACTTTTGGCTGGCGCTACCAGCAAAGGATTTGGTGCTGCCTCCAGCCATGAAGGCTTCGATCTCTTCCACAGTGCGGGGGACGCAGGTCAGCAGCTCCATCCCGTCGGCTATCTGGCGCAATGTCTAACTCAATTCTGGGACCTGAGGAAGAGACAAGAAACCAAACATGCATGCCAGAGGTTCACAGCGGCCGACATGAATACTTGCACAAAAGGGAAATGGGTTTGTTTTTACCAGGTCTGGGCAGGGGAACTGACCAATCAATAAAACTGGAGGAACTCAAATCCCGGCAGCAGCAATGGCGATAAGGAGGTTAAGAACTTCGTGTAACCATCTAATCCtgaggaggaaccgggtttgattccaaaaTACGCCGTTCAGGCATGGAGACTTAACTCCTGGGGAATTCGAGACCAGCTTGTATACGCCTCACACCTGCTCCCAACTGGAGTGAGCccgctgggctagtcacagcttctcggagctctctcagccccacccacctcacagggtgtttgttgtaagggggggagggcaaggagattgtaaagcccctttgagtctcctgcaggagagaaag
This window encodes:
- the CEBPG gene encoding CCAAT/enhancer-binding protein gamma gives rise to the protein MSKVSQQNTTAETNGVSVIFTQANTSGLQQVPQLVPVSPGGGGKATPPSKQGKKNSALDRSSDEYRQRRERNNMAVKKSRLKSKQKAQDTLQRVNQLKEENERLEAKIKLLTKELSVLKDLFLEHAHNFTDNVQPVGTESTSTNPDGAGQ